The following is a genomic window from Lactococcus carnosus.
GTGGAAACCATCTTCATTAGCACCTACAGTCGCATTGACGACTGTTTCAACGACACGATCGGCGATTACTTTTACTGATTCTGGTAAACCAACTGGGCCTAATGACCCAAATGTTGCACCAAAAAGCTTGATTGTTGCTTCTTCTGAAGCAGGTTCTAGGAAGTCTGCGCCTAAGTGATTGGTCAACTTGACTTCATTTAGTTCATCATCCCCACGAAGTAACACAACGACTAGTTCATCATCAGCTTGATAAACTAGTGTTTTCAAGGTCTGTTCAGCTGGTAGGTCAAGGAAAGCAGACACTTCCTCGATTGTTTTAACATCAGGTGTCGCAACCTTAGCTAACTCGATGTGCTCTGTATAAACTGTTGGTTTAACAAATTCGGTTGATGCCATCTCTAAGTTTGCTGCGTAGTCTGACCCGTCGGAGTAGGCGATTGTATCCTCACCAGCAACCAACCATTTTGTCAGTTCTGCCTTAATATCTTTAATAACACCATCTGGGATTTCAGAGATATCAGCAATTGATTTATCTAAAATCAACCATTTGTCTAAATCTGTACGGTCTGGTGTGATTGCCATAAATTCTTGGGAATCTTTACCACCCATTGCGCCACCATCACCGATGATCCCTTTGAAATCGAGACCAGCGCGCGTGAAGATAGCACCATACGCTGCTTTGTAATCGTTGTAAGTCTCATCCAATGAATCATAGTTAGCATGGAAGCTATAGCCATCTTTCATGATGAATTCACGACCACGAAGCAAACCGTAACGTGGCCGTTTTTCATCACGATACTTGGGTTGGATTTGGTAGATATTTAATGGTAATTTTTTGTAAGACGTAATTTCATTTCTGACAAGTGCTGTCATCGTTTCCTCGTGCGTTGGGCCAAGGATAAAATCTGATGAATCGCGATTTTTAAGTTTGTAAAGATCAGCACCGTAGGTTTCATAACGGCCACTTTCTTTCCACAAATCAGCTGTCAAAAGTGCTGGAGCTAATAACTCTACTGCACCGATACCATCAAACTCCTGGCGCATGATAGTCTTGAATTTTTCGAGTACACGGTTAGCAAGTGGTAAATAGGCATAAATCCCAGCTGATACTTGACGGACATACCCTGCTCGAACTAAGAGTGCATGACTGATGACTTGTGCATCAGAAGGCATCTCGCGTAAGGTAGGGATGAGCATTTTAGATTGTTTCATGTGAGTGATAGTTGGATAACCCTATCAAGCCCTGTGCTTGGAGATTATCCTTTCCTTTCATATAGTGGTTTCATTATATCAAAAAAAGTGCGGAAAATCAGCACTTTTGGTGAGATAGACGGTAAGTTAGCCCTGATATGACTGAATTTACGCATGAGTTTGATTGCGATATTACCTAAATAAGCGCAAAATATCATTCCAAGTAACAGCGATCATTAGTAAGACCATGAAGCCAACACCGACAAGGGTAATGATCGTCTCATGCTCTTGTTTCATTGGTTTACGACGGATTGCTTCGATGATATTCATGACAATTTTGCCACCATCAAGCGCAGGAATTGGCATCAGGTTAAAAATCCCTAGATTGATAGATAGGAGTGCCATAAAGCCGATAACTGTCGTTAAGCCTTCACGCGCCGCTTGACCAGTCATCTGATACATGGCAACAGGACCACCCAGTTTATTGAGACTTGGATGCAGGATCAAGTTTTTCAAGGCATTAATGATTGTAAAGGCATAAGTAGCAGCTTTTTGAACACCACCACTCACCTTATCAAAGAACCCTGTCTTAAGATTAGGCGAAATACCGATAATATAGGCTTTCTCTTGTTTTTTAGGTGTAATGACTAGACTATCTTTAAGCGTCTTGACTTTAATCGCCTTACCATCTGATTTGATGATTTGATCAGATAGACTTTGCCAATCAGATACCTCAGTACCATTAATAGCTTTAACCGTATCGCCAGTACGTAATCCTGCTTGATAGGCAGGCAGATTTTTATCAGTCACCGTGATTTTGTTACTACTTAAGTCTTGAACACCACCTTGCATGAAGGCTACTAGAATACAGGCAACGATCCCCAAAATAAAATTATTAAGCGGTCCAGCAAAGTTGGTCATCATCCGACCAGGAAGACTAGCACTTTGGTATTGGACATCTATCGGTGCGATGCGAAGCTCAGTCCCATCTTCCTCGACAACTGTCGCATCATGGTCTACTGAGTATGTCTTGACTTGACCATTCACTTCACCTGTAATCGTTAAGGCATGCTCAAAGTCATAGGCAGTCACTAACATCGGAAGAGACTGTTCAAATTGAACTTTATCACTCAGATTAATTCGTGTCACGAGCATACTGTCAGAATCAAGTGTTAAGCTGACAGGCGCTCCCGTTTTAATCTCAGTTGTATCCTCACCCCAGCCAGCCATACGTACATAGCCACCTAGTGGTAAGATACGGATTGTATAGACGGTGCCATCTTTGGCTTGGTGTGCATAGATTTTTGGTCCCATCCCAATAGAGAACTCGCGAACTAGGATACCCGATTTTTTGGCGAAGTATAAGTGGCCGTACTCATGTACACAGACGATGATACCAAATATGATGATAAATGTAATAATACTTTGAATCATATCATTTCTCCCTTTCTTCGGCTAATTCAGCAATCCAATGGCTGACCGTTTGACGCGTTTGTCGATCTGATGCTAGTATTTGATGTAAGGTTTGACCATCAAACTCCATATGTTCAAATACAGCACGTGTCACCAGTTGTTCGATGGCTAGAAAAGTGATTTTTCCTTCTTGAAAGGCAAGATTGGCAACTTCATTTGCCGCATTATAGACAGCTGGATAGCCACCACCAAGTTTACCAACCCGGTAGGCCAAATCTAGCATGGGAAAGCGCACTAAATCCATTTTTTCAAAATGTAGGCGACCGATTTCGGTCAGATCAAATGGCTTTTCATTATGTATGGGAATATGTCTTGGATAAGATAAGGCATACTGGATAGGTTCACGCATATCTGATGGTCCTAATTGGGCCAACACAGCACCATCATTCAGGGTAATCATAGAATGGACGACAGATTCACGATGTAACACAACATGAATATCCTCATAAGCGAGTCCGAACAAGTGATGCGCTTCGATGACTTCCAAGCCTTTATTGACCATGGTAGCAGAGTCCAAGGTAATTTTTGCACCCATAGTCCAGTTAGGATGTGTTAAGGCATCTGCCAAAGTCACATCGACTAACTCTTCTCTTGTTTTATCTCTAAAAGATCCACCTGATGCTGTAATTGTTAGACTGCGAACATCACGCGCTTGAACCCCTTGTAAGACTTGAAAGATAGCAGCGTGCTCACTATCAACTGGTAAAATTTGACTACCTGTTCTAGCAGCTTCAAGCATGATTGTATCACCAGCAACGACTAACGTTTCTTTGTTTGCTAGAGCGATATCACGACCAAGTTTGATTGCCTCCAGTGTTGGTATAACGCCAATAGACCCAACGATAGCATTCAGTAATACATCGTAGTCTGCTGTTTGTGCAAGTTGACTTAAGCCAGCATCACCTGGGTAACAGAGCAATTCCGGAAATTCCGCTTTAAATTGATCGATGATACTTGATTGTGACGATACAACTACCTTAGGAGAAAATTGCTGGATAATCTCACGTGCCTTGTTTATATTGTTACCAAAAGCAAAGCCGACAAGTTCAAATAAGTCTGGATGTGCTGCGATAACATCTAAAGCTTGAACGCCAACACTTCCCGTCGCGCCTAATAGTATCACTTTTTTCTTGTTCATTACCTTACTCTTCTCCATCCAAATGGTACACAGTTAAACTTAACCAGTTTAACGCAATTTAAAACAACCCTAGCAAGTGCATGATGGGGAAGACAAAGATTAAACTATCAAATCGATCTAATATCCCACCGTGACCTGGTAAAATTTTTCCAGAATCCTTGACACCAAAATGGCGTTTTAAACTTGATTCCACCAAATCGCCCAGCTGACCGACGATAGAAAATATAGCAACCAAAATAATCAGTTTAAAGAGATTGATATCCGGTGCTTTATTTGGGTAAAGAAAGACCATCAAGACAGCAACAACAATTGCACATGCAATACCACCTAGAGAGCCTTCGACCGTTTTATTCGGCGATACACTAGGAATGAGTTTCGTTTTACCGAATTTTCTGCCAATAAAATAGGCACCTGAATCCGTTGACCAGACAATAAACAAGGCTAAAAATAAGATAAATAAGCTACTTTGTTGGGCTGCTAATAAATTTTGAAAGCCAATACCAATATAAAAAGCTGATAGGAAAGGAAAGCCTAAATCCTCAAAAGAATAGTTGCCTTTGGTGAATACCATGACACCCATCATGATGAATAAACATAGGGTAAACAAGGTAAAATGACTATCTGTACCTAGTTTTGGAAAATACTGTGTTGTCGGTAATGCTAATGCTAATGCTGCAACTGTAGCTAAAATACCTTCAAATGATAAAATCTCTAATTTACGCATTTTAAACAGTTCACTCATGGCAATAATCGTGAGCAAACCAACTAATATATGAAATGGTTTACCACCCATAATCGCTAGGCCTAAAAATACAGCGCCCGCCACGACACCTGTAATAATTCTTTGCGTCATTTTTTAACTCCTCCATATCTGCGATCACGTTTTGAAAAGGCATCAAATGCTAAATCAAGTGATGTTTCATCAAAATCTGGCCACAAAGTTTCTGTAAAATATAATTCACTATAGGCCGTTTGCCACATCAGAAAATTGCTTAATCTATTTTCTCCCGACGTCCGAATCACCAAATCAGGATGTCGATAAGCTGCTGGTAAAACTGCTGTCGTTAATCTCTCTTCAAAACTTTCTATCGAAATTGACTCAGCGGATATCTCCCCAGATTTGACATCTGTTGCCAAAGATCTAACCGCATCTAAAATTTCATTTTGACCACCATAATTTAAGGCAATCGTTAAAATCATCCCCGTATTAGCAGCAGTATCAGCCATTGCTTGATCAATCGATTTAAGTGTTGCTTTGGGCACACCCTCTCTTGTCCCAATCATGGCAAT
Proteins encoded in this region:
- a CDS encoding proline--tRNA ligase; protein product: MKQSKMLIPTLREMPSDAQVISHALLVRAGYVRQVSAGIYAYLPLANRVLEKFKTIMRQEFDGIGAVELLAPALLTADLWKESGRYETYGADLYKLKNRDSSDFILGPTHEETMTALVRNEITSYKKLPLNIYQIQPKYRDEKRPRYGLLRGREFIMKDGYSFHANYDSLDETYNDYKAAYGAIFTRAGLDFKGIIGDGGAMGGKDSQEFMAITPDRTDLDKWLILDKSIADISEIPDGVIKDIKAELTKWLVAGEDTIAYSDGSDYAANLEMASTEFVKPTVYTEHIELAKVATPDVKTIEEVSAFLDLPAEQTLKTLVYQADDELVVVLLRGDDELNEVKLTNHLGADFLEPASEEATIKLFGATFGSLGPVGLPESVKVIADRVVETVVNATVGANEDGFHYQNANLDRDFKVREFIDLRTAKEGEPAPDGQGKLKFARGIEIGHIFKLGTRYSESMGANVLDENGKAKPIIMGSYGIGVSRMLSAILEQFARINVEKTFKGDYKFAWSINFPKELAPFDVHVIPVNVKDETAVALSAEIVETLTKQGMQVLEDDRAERVGVKFADSDLIGLPVRVTVGKKAADRIVEVKIRATGDMLEVNVDDLSDTLAILNH
- the rseP gene encoding RIP metalloprotease RseP produces the protein MIQSIITFIIIFGIIVCVHEYGHLYFAKKSGILVREFSIGMGPKIYAHQAKDGTVYTIRILPLGGYVRMAGWGEDTTEIKTGAPVSLTLDSDSMLVTRINLSDKVQFEQSLPMLVTAYDFEHALTITGEVNGQVKTYSVDHDATVVEEDGTELRIAPIDVQYQSASLPGRMMTNFAGPLNNFILGIVACILVAFMQGGVQDLSSNKITVTDKNLPAYQAGLRTGDTVKAINGTEVSDWQSLSDQIIKSDGKAIKVKTLKDSLVITPKKQEKAYIIGISPNLKTGFFDKVSGGVQKAATYAFTIINALKNLILHPSLNKLGGPVAMYQMTGQAAREGLTTVIGFMALLSINLGIFNLMPIPALDGGKIVMNIIEAIRRKPMKQEHETIITLVGVGFMVLLMIAVTWNDILRLFR
- a CDS encoding isoprenyl transferase → MTIIADKDKIDKKVPNHLAIIMDGNGRWAQHQGKPRVFGHKAGMDALQKIAIHAQHEGVKVLTVYAFSTENWTRPAAEVKFIMSLPIDFYGKFVPTLNKENIRIAMIGTREGVPKATLKSIDQAMADTAANTGMILTIALNYGGQNEILDAVRSLATDVKSGEISAESISIESFEERLTTAVLPAAYRHPDLVIRTSGENRLSNFLMWQTAYSELYFTETLWPDFDETSLDLAFDAFSKRDRRYGGVKK
- the dxr gene encoding 1-deoxy-D-xylulose-5-phosphate reductoisomerase; the protein is MNKKKVILLGATGSVGVQALDVIAAHPDLFELVGFAFGNNINKAREIIQQFSPKVVVSSQSSIIDQFKAEFPELLCYPGDAGLSQLAQTADYDVLLNAIVGSIGVIPTLEAIKLGRDIALANKETLVVAGDTIMLEAARTGSQILPVDSEHAAIFQVLQGVQARDVRSLTITASGGSFRDKTREELVDVTLADALTHPNWTMGAKITLDSATMVNKGLEVIEAHHLFGLAYEDIHVVLHRESVVHSMITLNDGAVLAQLGPSDMREPIQYALSYPRHIPIHNEKPFDLTEIGRLHFEKMDLVRFPMLDLAYRVGKLGGGYPAVYNAANEVANLAFQEGKITFLAIEQLVTRAVFEHMEFDGQTLHQILASDRQTRQTVSHWIAELAEEREK
- a CDS encoding phosphatidate cytidylyltransferase, with the protein product MTQRIITGVVAGAVFLGLAIMGGKPFHILVGLLTIIAMSELFKMRKLEILSFEGILATVAALALALPTTQYFPKLGTDSHFTLFTLCLFIMMGVMVFTKGNYSFEDLGFPFLSAFYIGIGFQNLLAAQQSSLFILFLALFIVWSTDSGAYFIGRKFGKTKLIPSVSPNKTVEGSLGGIACAIVVAVLMVFLYPNKAPDINLFKLIILVAIFSIVGQLGDLVESSLKRHFGVKDSGKILPGHGGILDRFDSLIFVFPIMHLLGLF